In Phaseolus vulgaris cultivar G19833 chromosome 7, P. vulgaris v2.0, whole genome shotgun sequence, the genomic stretch TAGATAGTAAAAGAGTGACTGGAAATAGCTGAAGTGTAAGAAAACCCATTGAGATCAAGAAAGCCCATAAACCCAAGAAATGAAACAAAACCCTAGTTAGGAACTTTATATTCCCAACAGCATCACAAACCTTCGTCCGCAAAACCCTAATCAACACCACTCCAGTCAAGAAACCAGCGGTCCAATGCCACCGAAGTTTGATCCCTCGCAGGTGGTGGACGTGTTCGTTCGCGTCACCGGGGGTGAGGTGGGCGCGGCGAGTTCTCTCGCGCCAAAGATCGGTCCGTTGGGTCTTTCTCCGAAGAAGATCGGTGAAGACATCGCCAAGGAGACTGCAAAGGACTGGAAGGGCCTCCGCGTGACGGTGAAGCTCACCGTTCAGAACCGCCAGGCGAAGGTGACGGTGGTGCCCTCCGCCGCCGCGCTTGTCATCAAAGCACTCAAAGAGCCCGAGAGAGACAGGAAAAAGACGAAGAACATAAAGCACAACGGAAACATCGCCCTGGACGACGTGATTGAGATAGCGAGGGTGATGAGGCCGCGCTCCATGGCGAAGGATCTCAGCGGAAGCATCAAAGAGATCCTCGGGACTTGTGTGTCTGTTGGGTGCACCGTCGATGGGAAAGACCCCAAGGATCTGCAACAGGAGATTTCCGATGGTGACGTTGAGGTTCCTCTTGAATGATTTTGATGaattttcattgtttttttttgtttagatTGCTTCTGTTGTTGGtgttataattttgaatttggtTTTAATGATAGAGGAAATTGTTCTGCTTCGGAATGGTAGATACTTGTGTTGGTTGGTAAATGATAACACATTGTTAGGATTCAAGGAGGTTTGAATGGAGGTGTATTACTGTTGCCTTTATTTTTGCTTGCATgttgtatttttaaattgatcttTGTTCGTTTCATTAAATGTGCAAAGTTCAGTATATTCTTGATATACTAATCTATTTTCATAGAAATCATTTAGTGATTTTGGTCCATGTCATTAGAGATATTTTGTCCTCTCATATTTAATACACTAGGTGACATTGATTCTCAAATTTCTTTACACTTATGCGTGGTTAATGCATTAATGCCTAGAAGTATTCTTTCATTGTCAAATATTTGTTAAGTATTTGATGCTATGTTAATgagataaaaatattatgtattgTAAATATTACAGAATAAAGGCTTATTTAACTAAAATGGTACAATGTTGTCCTGAATCTCTTATACTATACTCCAATTTTGCCCTGAATCTCTATTACTCCTACAATTTTGTCCTGAATTTattgtaattgtttttcaatgCACGAGCCCTAACTTCTATGCATTTTGTTTATTGAATTATGCTTCAAAAAgcatgatttttattttagtttttgtaaAATCTGTGCTTGCTCACATGAGATTTTGTTTTCCTTGAAGTTAACTTCAGTGCAAGATttcctatttttattttttgaagttGTCTTTAATAAGATCACAATGGGTAATAGACAATGTTCAAGATAGTTACAAGTTGGGTTTCCATCTAAGAAAAAACGAATGATGTATTCccaaaatctattttaaatgtattaaaatCAAATTAGTTTTTCATGAGACTCCTATGTGGCAACATCATATGCTTTAAAAACTTTTGacatgtatatattaaatcataAACACATTAGGTTTTTGTATCGAAGTGGTTTAATTTAGTTTGTTAATTAGCAAAATtggtagaaaaaaattatttatgagtTTGTATAAGAAGTATCATGATGACACGACATGATTATGAtgattttagttgtttttttaataacttagtattaatttgttttatgtttggttattaaagtatttataaagatgttatatttatttatgatttaacGGATATATCTTATAAAGTGATATATTGTGATTCAAAGGTATCAGCTTGTCCGACGAATTTTAGATGCCCAGCAAAAACCTTTCTTGACTTGCAGTTATATCAGTGCGAGTTTTTCATAAGAACAACTTATTCAGGAATTTACTTGCATGCaaaaattttctttaattaaatttcacTTAGTGAGAGTTAAATTATTCAGTTTTCATTTAAACAGCTCATCCAACAAATTTTGAAGAACTAAAATTCTTGGATTgtcatttaattaaaattttccaCTCTACataattctgaaattttgttaaatataacctAAGATCCAATTGGTTAAAACTAAGTTTTTTATACCTAACATCAAGTATTTTGTTATAATGTAACAACAACTTGACCTAATTTGACTCTATTACAGTATTCTAACTTTTTACTACTAAAATATCCAACATACTTCCATTTACTTACTTAGATTATAAATCTTTAAAATCTCAGGAATATCATACATAACTAATCATATTTtacaatcaaaattttaaataaatcatcattgaaataatttgaatatatttaaacAACACAAGTTTTTTGATAATCTGTATTAAGGTACTATAAAAGATTTAACCAACTTCTTTTTAGACTTTGTTACTAAATTGTTACTAAATTTAAGCTCTCAACTCCTCTATTTTCATAAGAAAGTTAAACCAATACATAAAAGACTCTGAATCAACCATCTAAAAATATCTTTATGCTACGAGAGATTTACCTTTATCTCATAAATGTCACATGTAAACAACACAACCTAGCATACCCcctatataaaaaaactaactcAAAAAAGAGAGGACAAAGAGAAAGTTATACAAAAACGACTTCTAGTGTGCCCTACTCTCTAGTGGGAGGTGGGTTATGATATAAGAAAATATGATCAAAATCTTCAAAGTTTCACAGAGAAGTGAACAAGGATTTAGGGAGGTGATGATTTTTGTGAAATGAAATTTGGTCAAGGTTTGACATCTACATAGACAACCAATCTGAAAGACAAAAAAGATTACAAGGAATCTTAAGTTCTTAAGATGTGAAGTTTATTTTAAGTCTAAATTAATCTTagaaatttgtatttataattaTCTTACTGAGATTAAACGGTAAACTTGTGTGACTAAATTTATGAATGGTTGAATAGAGTAATATGATAAATTCAACATAAACTTTTGTTATTGTTATGATAGACTAAATGATTCTGATACcttattactttttatatatttcatctaAAAAAATGAACAATAGTATATTTATAGAGcatgtataaaaataaaaataacacatGTAGTTATAACTAATAAAACAATTGAAAGATTGAGATTAAATTTAtctaataacattttttatgaaaactttttttttatgtcaaaagTAACTTCTTTATTAAAGAATATTTGTGTTTgtaaaatcttaaaaaacttACCAAAAAATACTCATATAATTAGTTTAAAAGAAGCTAAATAAAGAACACTCTAGTTAAGAGTGATAGTTGAAAAATAGTCTTTTAGTAAGACTTGACTaattaatcaataaataataaaaataacattcaaCCTTATACTTTATGtgatttacaaatttatttccTATTCGAAATATTATGgacaattaaaaattaagaaatcaaaatgacactaaaagaaaaacaagattatgaataattaaaattaaccaattaaaactaaaaaaaattaaagaccaaaatattttttttttttcaaaatattggaaccaaaatttcaattaagcttttattttttattttaccttttgtcttaaaaataaatacatagaaGGGTGTAAAACCTTTGACACCATGTGAGTACTTTTGGAGATCCTCGAGGAAAAGGAGGGATGGGAGGGCTGTAAAACAACACGCTGCATTGTCATAGGTTCCACAATTTCCTAaccatataaaataattgatcCCAATTTCAATGAAATAATTCACCTTAACTTTAAtcccataaatatataaataaaacaactctttaatatttaactaaaaaaggcacaaactataaatataaaattacacTGTTTTTCACACTAACAATGTCCACAAGAAGACCGaacaaaataatttcataattgagaaaattaaaaataattttttgctcagaaataaaataaagcgtttaattttatttaattggtAATACGTCAGaaaaatttaattagttaggtTTATCGCTAAATTAAACCAGGAATCGTCTAGAATTTGCAATTGTTGACCTTTATTTACGTTCCCATAAAGCATCGCATAAATGACACGTGTTAAAGAGCAACATGGGTACTATAATttctaatttctatttaatgctATAATTATTTATCATATCTTTTATCAATatgaatgaattaaattaaaaaattattttaaaaaatatttcaacttttattaaaaaaataaaaatacctcTAAAACTATGTATCTAACAGatttacttataaaaaaaaagtaggcAATTTCCAAGGAATAGTATAAAATACATGTATAAAATACTAagatatagtaataataaataataatagtgaTATTTAAATTTGCTATGTATCCTTACTattgaaaaacaaacaaaaaaattatttattgttaaactttaaattttgttgtagAAGAGAAAAAGGAGTTGCTGACCTATTTTTTGCTTTCCCTCTAAAGTAGGCAATTGAATAGACTTTTAGGACGGAAGGCCTAGAAATAAGCATCACACAAACACACACGCACgtgcttttctttttttcttggaAGCTTCCTACGAATCTgtcaaaaaaatcatttttgatTTTATTCTCACATGTGGTGGTCTCAATTCAAAGATATCCTTAAAACTCGTGATTTTACCTGTTTATTTTAGGTTGCAGTAATATTGTTGTATAAAAGCAGAGAAGCCTCTTAATTGTTCTCTCAGACTAAACCAAAAGTTATTCACATCGAGCAAGCATAGATCTCTAACTCTCTTCTTTCTAGCTAGGTTTAGGAGGAGGAGAGAAGTTCTGAGCAAGGAGAAGAATCAAATTCATCAATGGCTAAGGGAATCAGAAACTTGAGCTCGTGGATGGAGGTTGCTCCGGCACCCATAATCCTCCCAACAAAGCCTTCCAATTCGCCTGCTCTGGCGACCATCACAGAAGAAGTTGCTGAGGAACACAGCGACAAACCTTCCATCAATACCCTCCTCAAGCAGTAGCTGATGCAAGATTTTGAAGCTTATATGAAGATGATTCACTTCTGAAAAATAAGAACTAGTTCTTCACAACATCTTTGTAGAGTTAATTCATTTTGTCAAATATGtagttctttttcttttctatttttctttctccatCACTTCTGTGCATCCCTGCCTTTCATTTGGCAGGAGTTGATTTAAGAATTAATGCCAACTCTGCATTTTTTTGCCTTTCACAACTCTGTTCTTTATTTtcagaatattttttatgtgtatAATTAACCCAAGTTTATTAGTTTAATCAATCAATATACCCgagataattaaaaatattagtaacatcattaaataaaagctaatcttaaaaaaaatcattaaattaactattattttaaaaactaaaaaaattattaatatttaaaatagtttcaattattaataaataacttttaaattaatatctaactacctataaaataaatcatattcaTAAGTGAAATATGAAAAATCTGGATTAATTAAAAAcgcaaaaaaataaagaagagaaTACTTTGTTTTAggaattaagtttttttttttttatatttgaacacCATGACTTTGTGAAATTGGTCTACTTGCAGCATCAATATATTTAACTTCGTGTGTGGAATTTGTACTCCATAAATCTTGGATTCATATGGAAGCACTAATTTGTGGAGGAACTTATTTGCCTTAGTTCCCCACCCCccttaatatttgttttacattttaaaCTTTGCATTCCTAActtgatttttttgaattttttaagcAATTATGTTATTGGGGTTGAATATTTATTTACCagtaaaaaatgtattaataattaattttcataaaaaaaattaactaattgtctttaataaaatatttcttctcAGTCATACTTTTCTAATACAGAAagtttaatttgaaataaagtATTAGTCAAATATCGCTCCCAAAACTTTTTGAATCTTTATCTTTATTAGAACTTGACTGATATTAATATAAAGTTATGCTACTGAAAAACCCTCTTTTAGGTTAGGTAAAGTACTTATGATGCTTAATTAGGTTACAAGATTAATGGTGGATCCAGTTTCTAGGAAGCAATGGCAACAGTGCTTATATTAGTTGGTGCATTATATTTGTACTCTTGTTTCAGTTTCCACCACACATTTGCTTATTAACTCCACCTACCTACCACGAGAAGCACGTTTAGCACTGGGAAAAGTTAACTTACATAACGACAACTTCGTATTTCCCAGATTTGTGATCTATATTTGTCGATAGATATTGATGTTGGCAGAACAACTTTTCTAATAACAACTTGTCCTCGTATGGGCGAAACTCGGTCTACTTGGACCGATACCAGGTAAACTTAGTCGAGATTAGAGAAACCTGACCGAGATAAAGAAAATTATCACGGACGGTCTGATCGATCgatacataaatttattaaagttGAAACCAAGGTCAATGAAGTTAATATGTCATTAATACATTTAGGTAATACATTTATAAGTGTGATTCATTCCACTAATCAGACCCAATGAGGTaagttcattaaaataatataaataacacacatttcTAGGAACAAGGTACGCCATTTATTACTATGCACCTACCTAAATGTCGATCACCCGCTTTACTTACTAGAGCATCgtagtgccttctgcaggtacctaTTCGGTCACTTGAGACCGAGAGCCAAAGAGGAGAAGCACATAGGCGAGAAGAATCCCATCAGAACCCTAGCAACCTGTCCGACTGAAGGAGAGAAACAaaaacttcaatagttctctaggtcccatcttcCTAGCAGGAACACAactcaattgttttttttaaataaatcaaattaagatatatttagatgaaaaaacaataaaagttacTATAATTCTGAAGTTATATGTTTTGGGGTTGTGAAGATTTAGCTTGAATACtgatttgattattttaaaaatatccaTGGTTGTGACCTTTCCTGTGTCTTAAGCAATGGTGGCTGTGAAACAAAACCATATTTTCCCCGTGCATTATTTCCTCGCCCTAGAGATTGGTAGTGGGTCATACTCATACAATAATGTTGTCACTTTATAACCCTTATTAAAGAGAAAGCTCAGTGGTATTCCCTCTCAGAGCACACACACAACTGAATCATATTGAACCCATTTTTTTCCCAAGTTCATCAAAGAACTGAACATTGGTAGATTTGAAAGTGTTGGTGTGATGGCAAAGGAAATGAAGTTGTTGGCATACTATACAGAGTTTGCACCCGCTCCACTGATTCCTGTGAGAAAGGTTTCACATGCCCCTGTGTTGGAAACCATTCTGGAAGAGGCTGAAGAATGCAACCAAGACTTGCTTCTGTTCTGAACGTATATTTGTTGTTCAATTCAGTTTGCTGTGTAGAGTCTTGCAGTTTCACAATCGATTGAAAGTTTTTGTTCTCGATTTGTGGTAATAAAGTTTTTGCACGTTGATTTGCGTAGCTACGTTTGCATCACTATTAACATTGTAGATTCATTTTTGTTAGATCATATCTGTCAAAAACAACTATCGTTAATTGGAAGTGAAGAGTACAGAAGCACTCAGGCTAAAAAGGCCCAAAAGGAATAATCAAAGAGGAAAAAAGTAGAGGGAAATTGATTCCTGCACCCCATATTTTTTAGACAAAAAGATTATTTTGTCcttaaacaaatatattatagatactacaatccaaaaatatatttggtTCGTAATTTCTAAACTCTATATTAtggaattcaaaaaatatttatagatttagaaatttctttgaaattctacaatttaaaatatcttttttcttttatttttttttagattatataataaaaatatatttctaaatttagaAATACCTTATGAGTTCTGTAATccgaaatgtatttttttttaaagaaacctATTATAGATTATAGAATTCAGAAGTTATTTCCAATCGGTAAATAATTTATGGATTCTATAATccaaaatttgtttaaattatctattctgaaatgaaaaacataaataaaggTATAgggtatttttgttattttaagaaGTATGGGGTGTTACAATAAGAGGTGCACGAATTAACAGCCTTTTGGAATCTTTTTcagattttgtttttcattgttttttaatgtataatgagattttgattttccaaaacacaaaattcaatttcatatttttttttcaaaatatatattttaattccaGGATGAAAAAGcattttggaaattaaaaaagttgATTGGGTGTAGAAAGCATTGATAAAAGTAGATCCAGATATGGAATTTCTACAATACAGAAACCTATAGGCCCAAggataaaaactaaaaaacaactTCACAGTCATTTTGTCTTAGCTTTTACAATAAATCCAAAACCAATTTATTCAATCTTTCTAgatattattcataataaataaaattattaattttaaaagtttaaaaattaattaattaataatataattatgaataattaatgatttaattttattcttataagGACGACGGAGGTGTCCTTACACGTGCTATTTGTATTCTCTTTCACTCACTTGTCCAGTTTGACAACGCTAATTcagattattatttataatttcttttcattaatttaaaaaaaaagaaattggaATACctcatttaaatttaacttCCTAGAAATCGAATCCTAACAAATTTTCAACATCAgtaatattatttctttataaatttgGTTATATGAAGACTGCATTATCAATTTAAATAGTAATGAGGTATATTTAACATTGACTAACTTTATTTgaaagttaaataaataaattatttatgcgaaaaaatattatatgtacATATATGAGTGCagtaaaagtgaaaaaataGCAGTGGGAAAAATAGACGTGCAGAGAGTATTGGGTTAAGAAGCAAAACAGTTGGCAATAGCTAGGACAGTTTTTGTTTGGCACCACACACAGAAATTTCTGGCGATCTCTGCGTCTCTCCTATTTCATCTGAATCTATTATCAAACACCTTTCAGTCACAGGTACGCTTCTTCTTCCCTTTCAGATCTACGCGATTCCATTGCTTTCCCTGTCCAATTCCACGCCGTTTCTTCCGCATACCTTCCTTTTCCTCTCTCTTCGTTAGCCtgcaaaaatataaattaaatacaacCGCTGAACTGCACCTTAACTAGATTTCGATCTTTGCTTCTTAAATTGTTCTATCAACTGAATTTCGATTCTGTGCTATGCTGGTTAGCTTTTCTAGGGTTTTTATCTAAAACCAAATAACAGTAACGATTTGGAGAAGTAATTAATCTTACTGATTAAACAAGAAAATGAATGGTTGATAAATTGATATTCCCACACATCTATGCCTGTATGTATTTTCACCTTTGCGCTACTTCTTTTACACTTGAGAAAATTTCACTCGAGAGGAGTTAGATCCAAATTTAACTGCGTAAAATTTGTGATTGGATGATCCCTGCTTCCcgttaatttcatttttaagtTCACTGCGCCTTTTTCTCGTGTTTGGTTGCGTTTTTTTTGCAAGATCGTGAATCGCGCCCGAATCTTAACCACAACTACAGTTTAAAATTGAATCCTGTGAAACTGCAATTAAAAAACTTGACACATTAAAAACCTAATGTTAATCGTTGCAGACGTTGTTTGAAAGTGTTTTGGTCTTTGCAAATCAAGCTAATTACGATCGATGTATAATTGCATGCTTCCATTCTGTATGATTTTGCTATGATTACTTCGTCTAATGATTTTTCTCATCCTTTGTTTGGAGGGAGAAGAGTATTTGGTTGGTTTTATGATTTCTTTAGTTCAAAATTTCAAGTTTTCATCATAGAGTCAGTTCTGTTTTGTTGCTGTTGAACTCCTTGCACTTTTCCGAATTCCTAGTTAGAATCAAGGCCGATTTTTTTGCCTAATTATTGATATATGTTGCCGGAGTAATTGCTTAGTGTTTGCTTTCTTGTAGGTTAAATTTAACCAATTAACCATTTGTAAATATAGTTTCTGACTGTGTTCGTCACAGAATGGCATCCAACAGGGGTCAAGGTGGAATTCAGCAGTTGTTGGCTGCTGAACAAGAGGCACAACGGATTGTGAATGCTGCAAAAACTGGTATTTTCTATCTTCGTTATCTTTCATATCTTCCCATTTTTTGCCGTGATTACGTTTAATTTTTGGTCTGGTTAAGTGTTTTCCTTAAAAATTATGCTTGACTCAATTATATATGTCCAGAGAGACCTGTTTTACTCTCTATTCATTTTATACAGGTCTTTTCTTTTTTACCTGGAAGGATGGATTCTTGGTTTTATGATGGGAACGAGTTTGTTTGCCTCTTCATACATGTGACAAAACAAAGAGTTTGATTGTATGATGATTTTTACATGGTTAACTAATTAGAAATCACTTCAGATTTTACTTTCAGAATAATTCATGCTTGGTCAGAATAAAGATTTTTATACTAAATAGAAATCAcgttaaatttttcttttaaaaaattagtttaattttcATGCTTGGTCaggataaatatttttaaatggtcAATTAATCTGAAATAATCCTAAGTGTAACTTTGAAGTAGTTACAGTGAAAGTAGCAAACTTATATAGCGGTAATATGTAATTGGACGACaacatgaaaatatttatacCTACATTTCATTGTAATGAAGTTCTAAAGTATTAATAGACTTACCATGCGTAATAATCTTTGATTGGATGATTGTGCAAAACACATTTACATTGTTAAGACATTCTAATTTTATTCTAGAACAAATTCTCTTTGAAAATTATTGCTATGACATGATAGTGCCAAACAGCCAACTTTCAGCCACCCCTCTATTTTTTCGTATTATTGCTAATTATGTGTTCCATCACAAGTGTCTATTTTTTGTAACCTTATCAATGTTTTCCTCTGCACGTCTACTTTTAGAAAAATTGGCTAGGTTGAAACAAGCCAAGGAAGAGGCTGAGAAAGAGATTGCTGAATACCGAGCTCAACTGGAGCGTGAGTTTCAAAAGAAGGTTTCAGATGTAAGTCAGTATGATTATATTTGATGATGTTAGACTAGCCCATTACAGTATTCTAATTTGTGATGTGCTGTCCTACATTACATTAATAATACAGAGTACTGGTGATTCTGGAGCTAATGTCAAGCGGCTTGAGGAAGAAACTGATGCAAAAATTGAGAACCTGAAAATCGAGGCTGCAAAAATTTCGGATGATGTTGTCGCCATGCTTCGCACGTATGTTACAAGTGTGAAAAATTAGGACCCTTTGATTTTACATTGGTGCTGAGGACTCCtaaattatgattattattatccTGAGTTTATTTTTTACTCTAGATATTGTGGTGAGGATACGATTCTTGTTTTGGTTATAATGCTTAGTACCTTGCTGCTCTGTGTTCAAAGAAATCACTtgaaatttgttaaaataaacAGTTCAGAATTAAAAGACGTGTATCTTTGTGTTGCCGTTTTAACGAGTGCATGAGGACTAGTTCCTCCCCTGCTTATAAATGTAAAGTCAAATTGTATGGCAACATTCCAATATTCAAATGCACTACATGCAATACAGTGGGACGTCTATCAAAGGTTGGGCTTTTGCAAAAGGTAGGTTAATGGATAAGAGGATGCTTGTTTCTAGTTATGTGGCTTTTGTTGTAAATGACAATCCTACTGCCGAATTTAAGCTACATAGGAGATTTCGTCAACCCGACCCATAAACTGCATTTCTCTTTACAGTGGTAGATGAATGATGAGAGAGACTACTGTCAAAAAGATGTTGTTGGGGTATTTAGTTGGAAAAGACAAGGTTAAAGTTAACCTTCTACAATACGCACATGATGCTATTTTTATGGAAGAGATGTTTTTGAATAATATGATGGTTCATTAAAAGGATTTTAAGATGTTTTGAATTGACATTGTGACCCTGAACTTTTACAAGGGTAGATTCAGATAAGTGGTGTTGCGTGAAGTTGATGACAAATATATGCAAACTTTCTGAACCATAGGATGCTTGAATTttcctttgattttttttggaGCAAATTCAAGGAGAAAAAAGTACATGGATACCCTTGTTGAAAAGTTTTCTAAGAAGCTGGCTTTATGAAAACATTGTTGTTTGTCGGAAGTATGGGGACTAAAATGGTTGGGTTGTTGGTTTTGGATACATGAGGAAGGGTGTGAAAGATAACACTTTCAGGCAATTTGAGAACACGGTGTGAGAAATAGGAGatggtaaaaaaaaagaattggaAGATATGTGATTTGTTGAAGATTGTTTAGCTAAAGGTATGATAGATTGTTGTACATTTGAAATATGGAAGTGTGAGTGATTATTATcggttttaataaaataaaagaattgaaTGTACACTTCTAACATAATATTTTTGGACACTGTCCTtcataacatatataatctaTTATATGAAAAGTtaacaatattaaataataaatagagTTAGTAGTCGTTTCAATTATAGTATTAGTTAAACAAAATTCATATGTCTCATAATGAGTTCAATTATAGTATTAGTTAATTAGAAAGAGCAGTGATTGGaaatttgttgttgttgttgagaaattaaaagaaataaaaataaaatgaattagaaAGTAGATTGATTCTGGAATTCattcttcattaaatttttcATCAATAGTCATATGATTGTCATCCAtccaatttttaaaacaaaattgaatttaacCAAACAAGTGCCAATAGTAGGTTCCAAGTAGGTAATAGGTAACAAGTAATATGTAACAACAGGTAGAGGTAGTAGGTAACAAGTAGTAAGTAATAAGTAACAACAGGTAGAAGGTAGCAAGTAGCAACTAGTAGCAAGTAGCAGATAGAAGGTAAAAGGTAGCAAGTAGAAGGTAAAAGGTATCAGGTAACAggtacaaacaagtaacaagcAACAACATATAACATGTAGCAGGTAATAAGTAGCAAGTAACAAGTAGTAGATAACAGGTAACAAGTAACAAGTATCAGGTAACATGTATCAGGTAATAGGTAACAACAAGTAACAACATGTAGCAACATGTAGCAGGTAGCAACAGGTAGCAGATAGGAGGTAGCAAGTAGGAGGTAGCAAGTAGGAGGTAGCAAGTAGGAGGTAACAGGTAACACGTAACAG encodes the following:
- the LOC137830261 gene encoding large ribosomal subunit protein uL11-like, which translates into the protein MPPKFDPSQVVDVFVRVTGGEVGAASSLAPKIGPLGLSPKKIGEDIAKETAKDWKGLRVTVKLTVQNRQAKVTVVPSAAALVIKALKEPERDRKKTKNIKHNGNIALDDVIEIARVMRPRSMAKDLSGSIKEILGTCVSVGCTVDGKDPKDLQQEISDGDVEVPLE
- the LOC137830265 gene encoding V-type proton ATPase subunit G1-like encodes the protein MASNRGQGGIQQLLAAEQEAQRIVNAAKTEKLARLKQAKEEAEKEIAEYRAQLEREFQKKVSDSTGDSGANVKRLEEETDAKIENLKIEAAKISDDVVAMLRTYVTSVKN